In one Janibacter cremeus genomic region, the following are encoded:
- a CDS encoding ABC transporter ATP-binding protein — translation MSRSTDTGSAGATAVAPAGGLLALNNVEVIYDDVILVLRGLSLAVPEGEIVALLGSNGAGKSTTLKAVSGLLPSERGEVTDGSVTFAGTDITTMDAPDRVREGMSLCMEGRHVFQHLTIAENLTAGAYTQKNTSDDLDLVYEFFPKLADMRSRVAGYLSGGEQQMLAIGRALMARPKLLMLDEPSLGLAPLLVQEIFGYIKRLNQEQGLTVLVVEQNARRALEVADRGYIMEQGRIVLEGSAAELQENPDVKEFYLGLGDEGGRKSYRDVKHYRRRKRWL, via the coding sequence GTGAGCCGGTCCACCGACACCGGATCCGCGGGGGCGACGGCAGTCGCCCCCGCCGGGGGCCTCCTCGCCCTGAACAACGTGGAGGTCATCTACGACGACGTCATCCTCGTGCTGCGTGGGCTCTCCCTGGCCGTCCCGGAGGGCGAGATCGTCGCCCTCCTCGGCTCCAACGGAGCGGGCAAGTCGACGACCCTGAAGGCCGTCTCGGGCCTGCTGCCCAGTGAGCGAGGCGAGGTCACCGACGGGTCGGTGACCTTCGCGGGCACGGACATCACCACGATGGACGCACCCGACCGGGTGCGAGAGGGGATGAGCCTGTGCATGGAGGGGCGACACGTCTTCCAGCACCTCACCATCGCGGAGAACCTCACCGCCGGTGCCTACACGCAGAAGAACACCTCCGACGACCTCGACCTGGTCTACGAGTTCTTCCCCAAGCTGGCCGACATGCGCAGCCGGGTCGCGGGATACCTCTCCGGTGGCGAGCAGCAGATGCTCGCGATCGGGCGAGCCCTGATGGCGCGTCCGAAGCTGCTCATGCTCGACGAGCCGTCCCTGGGCCTCGCGCCCCTGCTCGTGCAGGAGATCTTCGGCTACATCAAGCGGCTGAACCAGGAGCAGGGCCTGACCGTGCTCGTCGTGGAGCAGAACGCCCGCCGCGCTCTCGAGGTGGCCGACCGCGGCTACATCATGGAGCAGGGACGCATCGTGCTCGAGGGCTCGGCCGCCGAGCTGCAGGAGAACCCGGACGTCAAGGAGTTCTACCTGGGGCTCGGCGACGAGGGCGGACGCAAGAGCTACCGCGACGTCAAGCACTACCGGCGTCGCAAGCGCTGGCTCTGA